A region of Flavobacteriales bacterium DNA encodes the following proteins:
- the kbl gene encoding glycine C-acetyltransferase: MYGKLQKDLQEELKRIEEAGLYKKERIITSPMGAQVKVNSGEEVIIMCANNYLGLSSHPKVIEGSKRALDTHGYGMSSVRFICGTQDIHKTLEEKISNFLGMEDTILYAAAFDANGGVFEPLFGENDAIISDELNHASIIDGVRLCKAHRYRYKNSDMADLEEQLKKAQAQRNRIIVTDGVFSMDGYVAKLDKICDLAEKYDALVMVDDSHATGFIGKTGRGTHEYNNVMGRVDIITSTLGKALGGAMGGFTSGKKEIIDMLRQRSRPYLFSNSLSPAIVGAAIEVFNLLSSTTELRDKLEWNIKYFKDGMRKIGLEFRDGDSAIVPVMLYDAKLAQTFADKLLKEGIYAVGFFYPVVPKDLARIRVQISAAHTQAHLDKAINAFEKIGKELGVIK; the protein is encoded by the coding sequence ATGTACGGAAAACTCCAAAAAGACCTTCAAGAAGAATTAAAAAGAATCGAAGAAGCAGGTTTATATAAGAAAGAACGAATTATAACAAGCCCAATGGGGGCACAAGTGAAAGTGAACTCTGGCGAAGAAGTTATAATTATGTGCGCAAATAATTATTTAGGATTATCGTCACACCCTAAAGTTATTGAGGGCTCAAAAAGAGCATTAGATACTCATGGATATGGAATGTCTTCAGTTCGATTTATTTGTGGAACTCAAGATATTCATAAAACATTAGAAGAAAAAATTTCTAATTTTTTAGGAATGGAAGATACCATATTGTATGCTGCTGCATTTGATGCAAATGGAGGTGTATTTGAACCACTTTTTGGAGAGAACGATGCAATTATTTCTGATGAACTAAATCATGCTTCTATAATAGATGGAGTTCGTTTGTGCAAAGCTCATCGATATCGGTATAAAAATAGCGATATGGCTGATTTGGAAGAACAGCTAAAAAAAGCTCAAGCACAACGCAATAGAATTATTGTTACAGATGGTGTTTTTTCGATGGATGGCTATGTGGCAAAACTTGATAAGATATGTGATTTAGCTGAAAAGTATGATGCATTGGTGATGGTAGATGATTCTCATGCAACTGGTTTTATTGGGAAAACAGGTAGAGGAACGCATGAGTACAACAATGTAATGGGAAGGGTAGATATTATCACTTCCACTTTAGGTAAAGCGTTAGGTGGAGCAATGGGAGGGTTTACATCTGGTAAAAAAGAAATCATTGATATGTTGCGTCAACGTTCACGTCCATATTTGTTTTCAAACTCATTGTCACCTGCAATAGTTGGAGCAGCAATTGAGGTGTTTAATTTATTAAGTTCCACAACAGAATTACGAGATAAATTAGAGTGGAACATCAAATATTTTAAAGATGGAATGCGTAAAATTGGATTAGAGTTTAGAGATGGAGATTCGGCAATTGTACCTGTAATGCTTTATGATGCAAAGCTAGCTCAAACATTTGCTGATAAATTATTAAAGGAAGGTATTTATGCCGTTGGTTTCTTTTATCCAGTTGTTCCAAAAGATTTAGCTAGAATTAGAGTGCAAATTTCAGCTGCTCATACTCAAGCACACTTAGATAAGGCAATTAACGCTTTTGAAAAAATAGGAAAAGAATTAGGGGTTATTAAATAA
- a CDS encoding DUF502 domain-containing protein, with the protein MKKILGYFLQGLLYTLPIVATIYILIQAIVFVDGIIPVEVPGLGLLIILISFTLIGYFGGAFISSSIFNFDKILDKVPLLKIVYTSIKDLLSAFVGKKKRFTEPVLVKMEGNVERLGFVTQRDLSDLGIPDTKIAVYIPFSYAVTGNLIIVPKECVTPVTGNSTDIMKFVISGGVTELEDQDEEEDN; encoded by the coding sequence ATGAAAAAAATATTAGGATACTTTTTACAAGGACTATTGTACACCTTACCAATAGTTGCCACTATTTATATTTTAATTCAAGCAATAGTATTTGTTGATGGTATTATTCCTGTTGAAGTTCCTGGATTAGGACTGTTAATTATATTAATTTCTTTTACCTTAATAGGATATTTTGGTGGAGCATTCATCTCATCTTCAATATTCAATTTTGATAAAATATTGGATAAAGTACCACTTTTAAAAATTGTTTACACTTCTATTAAAGATTTACTGTCGGCTTTTGTAGGAAAGAAAAAAAGATTTACAGAACCCGTTTTGGTTAAAATGGAAGGTAATGTTGAACGACTAGGTTTTGTAACTCAACGCGATTTGTCCGATTTAGGAATTCCAGATACAAAAATCGCTGTGTATATTCCATTTTCTTATGCCGTAACGGGTAATTTAATTATTGTTCCAAAAGAATGTGTTACTCCAGTAACAGGAAACTCTACCGATATCATGAAATTTGTTATATCAGGTGGAGTTACAGAATTAGAAGATCAGGATGAGGAAGAAGACAATTAA
- a CDS encoding cyclase family protein, whose translation MIAQISYNNNHYKIDLSKPIDVSIPLRGDENNLTAWYVKPPQFTPVMENGFVGDVNLGGAVNFRNIFFNPHGHGTHTECVGHISKEFYTINQCLTQFFCYAKVVSISPEINSNDSIITLEQIRKVWDKNCADALVIRTLPNQLNKLGKQYSSTNPTFIHHEAIQYLIDNGLKHLLIDTPSIDKEEDGGELLGHHLFWEYPNKPNTERTITELIFVDDKIKDGFYFLNLQIAPFENDASPSKPILYQIIE comes from the coding sequence ATGATAGCTCAAATTTCTTACAACAATAACCATTACAAAATTGATTTGTCTAAACCTATAGATGTTTCTATCCCTTTAAGAGGTGATGAAAATAATTTAACGGCGTGGTATGTAAAACCTCCTCAATTTACTCCAGTAATGGAAAATGGATTTGTTGGTGATGTTAATTTAGGTGGAGCAGTTAATTTCAGAAATATATTTTTTAACCCTCACGGACACGGTACTCACACCGAGTGTGTTGGGCATATTAGTAAAGAATTTTACACCATCAATCAATGCTTAACCCAGTTTTTTTGTTATGCTAAAGTAGTGAGTATTTCTCCAGAAATTAACTCAAATGATAGTATAATAACGTTGGAGCAAATTAGAAAAGTTTGGGATAAAAATTGTGCGGATGCTTTGGTAATTCGTACTCTTCCTAATCAGCTGAATAAGTTGGGAAAGCAATATTCAAGTACAAACCCAACGTTTATCCATCACGAAGCTATTCAGTATTTGATTGATAATGGGTTGAAACACCTATTGATTGATACCCCTTCCATTGATAAAGAAGAAGATGGTGGCGAATTGCTCGGTCATCATTTGTTTTGGGAATACCCCAACAAACCAAACACAGAACGAACCATAACCGAATTAATTTTTGTTGATGATAAGATTAAAGATGGCTTCTACTTTTTGAATTTGCAGATAGCACCATTCGAAAATGATGCTTCGCCTAGTAAACCAATTTTATACCAAATAATTGAATAA
- a CDS encoding T9SS type A sorting domain-containing protein: protein MKNFKFLYQTLTIMGVLLFSNQIVAQNQFIYEWAFRSAINGANEQINDAVYDSQENVYQTGIQNVTTGMVLVQKINTSGVPQWTKYFTGSSGSYNTGTSITLDTSENVLVCGSFQNTLNAGGSLLNSNGNDDIFLAKFNSLGVHQWSFSIGGLSLDQALSVTTDMNNNIFITGYFIGTVDFDPSGATADLTSAGAEDIFLAKYDANGNYLWAINAGSVDGSNIGYGVVTDSLGDVYISGQFFGTVDFNPSVVTNTLTSNGTADVFVAKYDNNGNYVWAFNIGSNGADGAKNMSIGNDGFLYVTGNFNGTVDFNPGVGVNQLTTPNTHAFLAKYDGLGNYVWGINIGDQSASISNVYGISNNVNNEIVISGSYLNSIDVDPSIGTDTLFANGNHDVFVVVYSKIGTLIKATSLGSTGFDFGYATDLSNSGKIFIGGAFQNTVDFDPGVGIVNLSTSIGYDAFSAQYGMPPCSLPDLPSISSLNNPICFGDSATLSIISGNLNDASNWYWYSSTCGGTFLGVGNTISVMPLSATDYFVRGEGNCVASSNCSSITVNVNSLPSVSIDVFNPNTICLNSSAINLPIGSPMGGVYSGLGVNGSNFDPAISGVGTFFTTYTYTDANSCSNSDSTEITVNTCVGIENNASIDEVVIAPNPFTNQINFIGLSKKETIINIVDIHGRTVLNHSTNDINTSISTENLSLGSFFVRIISENNVIVRKIVKQ, encoded by the coding sequence ATGAAAAACTTTAAATTCTTATATCAAACCCTAACTATAATGGGAGTGTTATTATTTTCAAATCAAATTGTTGCTCAAAATCAATTTATTTATGAGTGGGCTTTCCGTTCTGCAATCAATGGAGCTAATGAGCAAATAAATGATGCTGTATATGATAGTCAAGAAAATGTTTATCAAACAGGAATACAAAATGTGACTACAGGGATGGTATTAGTTCAAAAAATAAATACATCGGGCGTACCTCAATGGACAAAATATTTTACTGGCTCGTCAGGTTCTTATAATACAGGCACTTCAATTACATTAGATACAAGTGAGAATGTTTTGGTTTGCGGTTCGTTTCAAAATACTTTGAATGCTGGAGGTTCACTATTAAATTCTAATGGAAATGATGACATTTTCTTGGCAAAATTTAATTCATTAGGAGTTCACCAATGGAGTTTTTCAATAGGAGGACTAAGTCTTGATCAGGCTCTTTCTGTTACAACAGACATGAACAATAATATATTCATTACTGGTTACTTTATAGGTACTGTTGATTTTGACCCAAGTGGTGCTACAGCGGACTTGACAAGTGCAGGTGCAGAAGATATCTTTTTAGCTAAATACGATGCTAATGGGAATTACTTATGGGCAATAAATGCGGGTTCTGTTGATGGAAGCAATATAGGGTATGGTGTTGTAACAGATTCTTTAGGAGATGTATATATTTCAGGTCAGTTTTTTGGAACTGTAGATTTTAACCCTTCTGTTGTAACAAATACTTTAACATCTAATGGTACGGCTGATGTTTTTGTTGCAAAATATGATAATAACGGAAATTATGTATGGGCATTTAATATTGGTTCAAATGGAGCGGATGGGGCAAAAAATATGTCAATTGGAAATGATGGATTTTTATATGTAACTGGAAATTTTAATGGTACTGTAGATTTTAATCCAGGAGTAGGTGTAAATCAGTTAACAACACCGAATACACATGCATTTTTAGCAAAGTATGATGGTTTAGGTAATTATGTCTGGGGAATAAATATTGGCGATCAATCTGCCAGTATTTCTAATGTCTATGGAATTTCTAATAATGTTAACAATGAAATAGTTATAAGTGGTTCATATCTAAATAGTATAGATGTTGATCCGAGTATAGGAACAGATACTCTATTTGCTAACGGAAATCATGATGTTTTTGTAGTTGTATATTCTAAAATAGGAACTTTAATTAAAGCCACTAGTTTGGGTTCAACAGGATTTGATTTTGGTTATGCAACAGACTTAAGTAATTCTGGAAAAATATTTATAGGCGGAGCTTTTCAAAATACTGTAGATTTTGATCCTGGAGTAGGTATTGTTAATTTAAGTACTTCAATTGGGTATGATGCTTTTTCAGCTCAATATGGAATGCCGCCCTGTAGTTTGCCAGATTTACCATCAATAAGTTCATTAAATAACCCTATTTGTTTTGGTGATAGTGCCACATTGTCAATCATTAGCGGTAATTTAAATGATGCATCGAATTGGTATTGGTATTCATCAACTTGCGGAGGTACTTTTTTAGGTGTTGGAAATACAATTTCTGTAATGCCGTTGTCTGCTACTGATTATTTTGTGAGAGGTGAAGGTAATTGTGTAGCTTCATCAAATTGTAGTAGTATCACAGTTAATGTAAATTCGTTACCTAGTGTTAGCATTGATGTCTTTAACCCAAATACAATTTGTTTAAATTCTTCAGCAATTAATTTACCAATAGGATCTCCTATGGGAGGAGTTTATTCGGGATTAGGTGTTAATGGTAGTAATTTTGATCCAGCAATATCTGGTGTTGGTACATTTTTTACAACTTACACTTATACAGATGCAAATTCGTGTTCTAATTCTGACTCAACTGAAATTACTGTTAATACTTGTGTGGGAATTGAAAATAATGCTTCTATTGATGAAGTTGTAATTGCCCCAAATCCGTTTACAAATCAGATTAATTTTATTGGGTTATCTAAAAAAGAAACCATAATTAATATTGTTGATATTCACGGAAGAACGGTTTTAAATCATTCAACTAATGATATTAACACATCAATTTCAACCGAGAATTTAAGTCTTGGGAGTTTCTTTGTGAGGATAATTTCTGAAAATAATGTTATTGTTAGGAAGATAGTAAAACAATAA
- a CDS encoding tetratricopeptide repeat protein, which produces MKPLLVSIFLFLEIQLCFSTEKIDSLKIELTKVKEVEKIEILKKLSLELSLVDNKEALKYAKEGLQLSHNLKDTSEIFFYDNLGEIYRNIGNFEEATVSIYKGLLLKQKKSDPKDMAISYNMLGKIYANKGDYEKSILNFIEALKLMEKIGDEEEQSFYLNNIGIVYDLQKMYNKALEYYGKSLVIKERLGNDAGIAATTNNIAIVYYNLNEYRKSLEFHKRALEINIKLDRKRAIGRSYNNIGFALIFLNQNKEALDYLFKGLTIRKEIQDNPGIATSLNNIGRAFLNNNQLKEAEKYCLESLALAKQIQSNDLLKNAYLLLSEIYEQLNKDDKALDYFRKYSQVKDSILTIENATSLAEAEAKYQNEKKEVELQKQKLVIEKQTHDIEIETNKRKTFLVLLLGACLIIVFAGIGYFQKKRINLLLKAQNILIENKNITLEKNKAEVDRELHDKSEILDKVYSEKRQQDLPNELLSLSQREMEVLSYLALGWTDNDIAEKLFVSKATVKTHLRRIYSKLLVKGRAEAVSIAHRHKIIGGI; this is translated from the coding sequence ATGAAACCATTACTAGTATCAATCTTTCTATTTTTGGAAATACAATTGTGTTTTTCAACTGAAAAAATTGATAGTTTAAAAATTGAACTAACCAAGGTTAAGGAGGTAGAAAAAATTGAAATCCTTAAAAAATTATCATTAGAACTCTCATTAGTAGACAATAAAGAAGCATTGAAATATGCCAAAGAAGGCTTACAACTATCACATAATTTAAAAGATACCTCCGAAATTTTTTTTTATGATAACCTTGGAGAGATTTACCGAAATATAGGAAACTTTGAAGAAGCAACAGTAAGCATTTATAAAGGTCTGTTATTAAAACAAAAGAAATCCGACCCAAAAGACATGGCTATTTCCTATAACATGCTAGGTAAAATCTATGCAAATAAAGGCGATTACGAAAAATCGATTTTAAATTTTATTGAAGCACTTAAATTAATGGAAAAAATAGGAGATGAAGAAGAGCAATCCTTTTATTTAAACAACATTGGTATTGTGTATGATTTACAAAAAATGTATAATAAAGCGCTAGAGTATTATGGTAAATCGTTAGTAATAAAAGAACGGTTAGGAAATGACGCAGGTATAGCAGCTACAACCAACAACATCGCCATTGTATATTATAATTTAAATGAATATCGAAAATCATTAGAGTTTCATAAACGTGCACTTGAAATTAATATTAAACTAGACAGAAAAAGAGCTATTGGACGTTCTTACAATAATATTGGATTTGCTCTGATCTTTCTTAACCAAAACAAAGAAGCATTAGACTACTTGTTTAAGGGATTAACAATAAGAAAAGAAATACAAGATAATCCTGGTATTGCAACTTCTTTAAACAATATTGGCAGAGCCTTTTTAAACAATAACCAATTAAAAGAAGCTGAAAAATATTGTTTAGAAAGCCTAGCTTTAGCCAAACAAATACAATCAAATGATTTATTAAAAAATGCCTATTTGCTCCTGTCCGAAATTTATGAACAATTAAATAAAGATGATAAAGCTTTAGATTATTTCAGGAAATATAGCCAAGTAAAAGATTCTATTTTAACAATTGAAAATGCAACATCTTTGGCTGAAGCTGAAGCAAAATATCAAAACGAAAAAAAAGAAGTTGAACTCCAAAAACAAAAACTAGTTATAGAGAAACAAACCCATGATATAGAAATTGAAACGAATAAAAGAAAAACATTTTTAGTACTTCTTCTTGGGGCATGTTTAATTATAGTGTTTGCAGGCATAGGATATTTTCAGAAAAAAAGAATTAACCTATTATTAAAAGCTCAAAACATTCTAATTGAAAATAAAAACATAACCCTTGAAAAAAACAAAGCTGAAGTTGATAGAGAATTACATGATAAATCAGAAATTTTGGATAAAGTTTATTCAGAAAAACGACAACAAGACCTACCTAATGAACTCTTATCATTAAGTCAACGTGAAATGGAAGTATTATCTTATTTAGCTTTAGGCTGGACAGATAATGACATTGCAGAAAAATTATTTGTTTCAAAAGCAACTGTTAAAACTCATCTTCGAAGAATTTATTCTAAACTACTAGTAAAAGGACGAGCAGAAGCTGTTTCAATTGCTCATCGACATAAAATTATTGGAGGTATTTAA
- a CDS encoding MmcQ/YjbR family DNA-binding protein, whose product MNIEEFRDYCIAKKGVTESFPFDKNTLVFKVMGKMFALADVETFDYINLKSDPEKAVELREKFHGIKPGYHMSKVHWNSVYVNMDVDDKLVQELIDESYQLIVASLTKKLKEELNQL is encoded by the coding sequence ATGAATATAGAAGAGTTTAGAGATTATTGTATTGCAAAGAAAGGAGTTACAGAGTCGTTTCCTTTTGATAAAAATACATTGGTTTTTAAGGTAATGGGTAAAATGTTTGCTTTAGCTGATGTGGAGACATTTGATTATATCAATTTAAAATCTGACCCCGAAAAAGCCGTTGAGCTCCGAGAAAAATTTCATGGAATAAAACCTGGTTACCACATGAGTAAAGTCCATTGGAATAGTGTTTATGTGAATATGGATGTTGATGATAAACTGGTGCAGGAACTCATTGATGAATCTTACCAATTAATAGTAGCTAGTTTAACTAAAAAACTAAAAGAAGAATTAAATCAGTTATGA
- a CDS encoding DoxX family protein, with the protein MDINTVILALQVLLALLFAYTGFTKVFQGKVAFSNSKSWEDDYSSSTLKLFGFLELLGAAGLIVPYATNILPILTPVAATALAMVMAGAILAHIRREEHKMILLNIVVIFLLAGIGFERLLELYIH; encoded by the coding sequence ATGGATATTAACACAGTAATTTTAGCTCTACAAGTATTATTGGCATTATTATTTGCTTATACTGGTTTTACAAAAGTTTTTCAAGGTAAAGTCGCTTTTTCTAATAGTAAAAGTTGGGAAGATGACTACTCTTCATCTACACTTAAGTTGTTTGGTTTTTTAGAACTGTTAGGTGCTGCTGGTCTAATTGTACCCTACGCTACTAATATTTTACCCATTTTAACTCCTGTTGCAGCAACTGCTTTAGCAATGGTTATGGCGGGGGCAATTTTAGCTCACATTAGAAGAGAAGAGCATAAAATGATATTATTAAATATCGTTGTTATTTTCTTATTGGCTGGAATTGGTTTTGAAAGATTATTAGAATTGTATATTCACTAG
- the gdhA gene encoding NADP-specific glutamate dehydrogenase: MSTHKEELAAFMAPFREKLAHEKEFLQAVEEVAETVLPYIAKNPKYKEAKILERMATPERSISFRVPWVDDKGEFQINTGYRVQMNSAIGPYKGGMRFHPSVNMSVMKFLAFEQTLKNSLTSLPMGGGKGGSDFDPRGKSDNEIMRFCQSLMTELYQYIGPNTDVPAGDIGVGAREIGYMFGQYKRLANEFTGVFTGKGINWGGSLIRPEATGYGAVYFTQEILKNVGDTIKGKTVAVSGFGNVAWGVAKKIDELGGKVVAISGPDGFVYDEKGITGKKVEYLLEMRSSGRDRVQDYADKYGATFHAGKKPWGLKVDIAMPCATQNEVDVNDAKELIKNKVPYLVEVANMPTTLEAYKMLKAAGVVFAPGKAVNAGGVATSGLEMSQNSQRMSWSAKVVDEHLHDIMIEIHRSCVQYGYDKKAGKVDYVKGANIAGFVKVADAMLDQGLV, encoded by the coding sequence ATGTCAACTCATAAAGAAGAACTAGCGGCCTTTATGGCGCCGTTCAGAGAAAAACTTGCTCATGAAAAAGAATTTTTACAAGCTGTTGAAGAAGTAGCAGAAACAGTATTGCCATACATTGCTAAAAATCCTAAATACAAAGAGGCTAAAATTTTAGAAAGAATGGCTACACCTGAAAGATCTATTAGTTTTAGAGTGCCTTGGGTAGATGATAAAGGAGAGTTCCAGATTAATACGGGATATAGAGTGCAAATGAATAGTGCGATTGGACCATACAAAGGAGGTATGCGTTTTCATCCATCTGTTAATATGAGTGTGATGAAATTTTTGGCATTCGAACAAACCTTAAAAAATAGTTTGACATCATTACCAATGGGTGGTGGTAAAGGGGGGTCAGATTTTGATCCAAGAGGAAAATCAGATAATGAAATCATGCGTTTTTGTCAAAGTTTAATGACAGAATTATATCAATACATTGGTCCTAATACTGATGTACCTGCCGGAGATATTGGTGTAGGTGCTAGAGAAATTGGATATATGTTTGGTCAATACAAAAGATTGGCAAATGAATTTACAGGAGTTTTTACAGGTAAAGGAATTAACTGGGGAGGTTCTTTAATTCGTCCAGAAGCAACAGGTTATGGTGCGGTATATTTTACTCAAGAGATTTTAAAAAATGTAGGTGATACTATTAAAGGTAAAACTGTTGCAGTTTCTGGTTTTGGAAACGTTGCTTGGGGTGTTGCAAAAAAAATAGATGAACTTGGAGGTAAAGTTGTAGCTATTTCTGGTCCTGATGGATTTGTGTATGATGAAAAAGGTATTACAGGTAAAAAAGTGGAGTACTTATTAGAAATGAGATCGAGCGGTAGAGATAGAGTACAAGATTATGCCGATAAATATGGTGCAACTTTCCATGCTGGTAAAAAACCATGGGGCTTAAAAGTTGATATAGCTATGCCTTGTGCTACTCAAAATGAGGTAGATGTAAATGATGCAAAAGAATTAATTAAAAACAAAGTACCTTATTTAGTAGAAGTAGCTAATATGCCAACTACACTTGAGGCATATAAAATGTTAAAAGCTGCAGGAGTTGTTTTTGCACCAGGAAAAGCAGTAAATGCTGGTGGTGTTGCAACTTCAGGTTTGGAAATGTCGCAAAATTCACAACGTATGTCGTGGTCGGCAAAAGTTGTTGATGAGCATTTACATGATATCATGATTGAAATTCACAGAAGTTGTGTTCAATACGGTTATGATAAAAAAGCAGGAAAAGTAGATTACGTAAAAGGTGCAAACATTGCGGGCTTTGTAAAAGTAGCCGATGCAATGTTAGATCAAGGATTAGTTTAA
- a CDS encoding Lrp/AsnC family transcriptional regulator: MKLDSLDLKILKKLQENGKITNLQLSKDIGLSPAPTLERVKKLESNGFIESYHALVNEEKLELGIVAFMQISLIRQRDNAINDFVAQIEKIDEIMECYNVTGQADYLLKIMVKDIKQFDVLVKEKLSPIEQILNMHSMIVINRDKYSKVLPYQYK; the protein is encoded by the coding sequence ATGAAATTAGATTCATTAGACCTCAAAATACTTAAAAAACTTCAAGAAAATGGTAAGATAACTAACCTACAATTATCGAAAGATATTGGTTTGTCTCCGGCTCCAACTTTAGAACGTGTTAAAAAATTGGAATCGAATGGCTTTATAGAAAGTTACCACGCTTTAGTTAACGAAGAAAAATTAGAATTGGGAATTGTTGCATTCATGCAGATTTCATTAATTCGTCAACGCGATAATGCTATCAACGATTTTGTAGCACAAATCGAAAAAATTGATGAAATTATGGAGTGTTATAATGTTACGGGTCAAGCAGATTATTTGTTGAAAATAATGGTAAAAGACATCAAACAATTTGATGTTTTGGTGAAAGAAAAATTATCGCCAATAGAACAAATTCTAAACATGCATTCGATGATTGTTATCAATAGAGACAAGTATTCGAAGGTATTACCTTATCAGTATAAATGA
- a CDS encoding aminodeoxychorismate/anthranilate synthase component II, with amino-acid sequence MDSILLIDNYDSFTYNLLHYIESVSDKKIDVVRNDKITLQDINKYDTIILSPGPGLPKDAGILLDAIKHYASSKKILGVCLGMQAIGEVFGGKLKNLHQVYHGVATNLEVIEHSDLLYKGIPKNFKVGRYHSWVIDEKDFPKELIITSIDEKENIMSLKHQNFQLYGVQFHPESILTEYGKEIIANFLAI; translated from the coding sequence ATGGATAGCATTTTACTCATCGATAATTACGACTCATTCACATACAACCTGTTACATTACATTGAAAGTGTTTCTGATAAAAAAATTGATGTTGTACGAAATGATAAAATTACACTTCAGGACATAAATAAATACGATACCATAATTTTATCTCCAGGTCCAGGTTTACCAAAGGATGCTGGTATTTTATTAGATGCGATAAAACATTATGCTTCATCTAAAAAAATATTGGGTGTTTGTTTAGGTATGCAGGCTATTGGTGAAGTTTTTGGCGGAAAACTAAAAAACCTTCATCAAGTATATCATGGAGTTGCAACAAATTTAGAAGTAATAGAACATTCCGATTTATTATATAAGGGGATTCCAAAAAACTTTAAGGTTGGAAGGTATCATAGCTGGGTTATTGATGAAAAAGATTTTCCAAAGGAATTAATCATTACTTCCATTGATGAAAAAGAAAACATTATGTCGTTAAAACACCAAAACTTTCAACTTTACGGTGTTCAATTTCATCCCGAATCTATTCTAACGGAATATGGAAAAGAAATTATTGCTAACTTTTTAGCTATTTAG
- a CDS encoding EamA family transporter — protein sequence MLEKYKYHIWLHVIVFIFGFTGILGKLIQADSYLLVWYRVGIALLGIGGYFLVIKHPLKISKKVLIKILGVGVIIAIHWITFFEAIKQSNVSVALVCFSSSTLFTSIIEPIYFKRKIKAYELIFGLLIIVGLYFIFSFEFKYLTGMLLSFFSAALASWFTVLNGMLIKEANSKTISFFELLGAFTVVTFILIGYKGFDVAAYQIAGADIKWLIILGTICTAFAFIVSVEVMKRITPYSVTMSVNLEPIYSIVLAILIWPESETMSYGFYMGTIIVLATIFLNGYFKGKEKKLNS from the coding sequence ATGCTAGAAAAATACAAGTACCATATTTGGCTTCATGTCATTGTTTTTATTTTTGGATTTACTGGTATTCTTGGTAAACTAATTCAGGCAGATTCGTATTTGTTGGTTTGGTATAGAGTAGGCATTGCTTTGTTGGGAATTGGAGGGTACTTTCTTGTCATTAAACATCCACTAAAAATATCTAAAAAAGTACTGATAAAAATATTAGGTGTGGGAGTAATTATAGCTATTCATTGGATTACTTTTTTTGAAGCCATAAAACAATCAAATGTTTCAGTTGCCTTGGTTTGTTTTTCAAGTAGTACATTATTTACTTCAATCATAGAACCTATTTATTTTAAACGAAAAATAAAAGCGTATGAGTTGATATTTGGTTTGTTAATCATAGTTGGGTTATACTTTATCTTTAGTTTTGAGTTCAAATATCTAACGGGAATGTTGCTGAGTTTTTTCTCGGCAGCTCTAGCGTCATGGTTTACGGTGTTAAATGGTATGCTAATTAAAGAGGCAAATTCAAAAACCATTTCATTTTTTGAACTGCTAGGAGCTTTTACCGTGGTAACATTTATTTTAATTGGCTACAAAGGGTTTGATGTTGCTGCTTATCAAATAGCAGGAGCCGATATAAAATGGCTCATTATTTTAGGGACAATTTGTACGGCTTTTGCTTTTATTGTTAGTGTTGAGGTGATGAAAAGAATAACCCCTTATTCAGTAACAATGAGTGTGAACTTAGAGCCAATTTATTCTATTGTTTTAGCCATATTAATTTGGCCCGAATCTGAAACCATGAGTTATGGGTTTTACATGGGGACCATTATAGTTTTGGCAACTATTTTCTTAAATGGTTATTTTAAAGGGAAGGAGAAAAAACTAAATAGCTAA